A genomic region of Xanthocytophaga agilis contains the following coding sequences:
- a CDS encoding outer membrane beta-barrel protein yields MNNSTMLSLRSIPIILFIIFSIHIQAQSLFNPGKIVTSKGDTVSVLIKDRPDKLNSSECIVKTSSGEKAIVYTPVDIRAYILESGKIYVSRTIGNAESKDSIHVFLQKLVGGEINLYFWRGSQGKDRYFAEVLPDGMLELEGQKDTYINGQRYQADGKYQKQLNSIMTKCVIDQGALAELRYIRTDMTKFVVKYNKCSEIRNQTYQYQEPKGKHFWGVRIGTNIGNVNLVAGDAAIKGVPLSPMPMVSVFGSFQLVDMDRRLYLQPELQFVMMKIENFTQAKPKVDIGEIRNNLIYIPVTVKYDLLRGAITPYVYAGAGVSLNFSSEMKINYMYRRLNEESLNRKLGAQVILGAGLKWKRPHREYALDYRMYETSLHATNSTYDVYLYSNNLTFSVALEKKRK; encoded by the coding sequence ATGAATAATTCTACCATGCTCAGTCTAAGAAGTATACCTATTATTTTATTTATTATTTTTTCAATACATATTCAGGCACAAAGCTTGTTTAATCCTGGAAAGATAGTAACATCCAAAGGTGATACAGTATCCGTTCTGATCAAAGATAGACCTGATAAACTGAACTCATCAGAATGTATTGTGAAAACTTCCTCTGGAGAAAAAGCTATTGTATATACCCCAGTAGATATTCGGGCTTATATTCTGGAAAGTGGAAAAATTTATGTATCCAGAACGATAGGCAATGCGGAATCCAAAGATTCTATTCATGTATTTCTGCAAAAGCTGGTAGGAGGAGAGATTAATCTTTACTTCTGGAGAGGTAGTCAGGGTAAAGATCGCTATTTCGCAGAAGTTTTGCCTGATGGGATGCTGGAGCTGGAAGGACAAAAGGATACCTACATCAACGGACAGCGATATCAGGCAGATGGAAAATACCAGAAACAGTTAAATTCCATTATGACCAAATGTGTAATAGATCAGGGAGCATTAGCGGAGCTGCGATATATTCGTACTGATATGACAAAGTTTGTAGTAAAGTATAACAAGTGCAGTGAGATCCGGAATCAGACCTATCAGTATCAGGAACCCAAAGGAAAACATTTTTGGGGTGTTAGGATAGGAACAAATATTGGAAATGTAAATTTAGTGGCTGGAGATGCTGCTATAAAAGGTGTTCCGCTATCACCTATGCCCATGGTTTCTGTATTTGGATCGTTTCAACTGGTTGATATGGATAGAAGGTTGTATCTGCAACCGGAACTTCAGTTTGTAATGATGAAGATTGAGAATTTTACACAGGCAAAGCCTAAGGTTGATATAGGAGAGATTCGTAATAATCTGATTTACATTCCAGTTACTGTAAAGTATGATCTGCTGAGAGGGGCTATTACTCCTTATGTTTACGCTGGAGCTGGAGTAAGCCTTAATTTTTCTTCCGAAATGAAAATTAACTATATGTATAGGCGTCTCAATGAAGAGAGTCTGAATCGAAAGCTTGGGGCTCAGGTGATATTGGGTGCCGGATTAAAATGGAAACGCCCACACAGAGAGTATGCATTGGATTATCGTATGTATGAGACTTCACTTCATGCTACCAACAGTACATATGACGTCTATCTCTATTCAAACAATCTCACTTTTTCGGTGGCACTGGAAAAAAAACGTAAATAA